A single genomic interval of Fibrobacter sp. UWB4 harbors:
- the lspA gene encoding signal peptidase II, translating to MENNTKFYNKWPFHVAVIVFSIVADQLTKLWAVSRFTDEAGNFTYEKIPVIGELVRFQLVYNKGAAFSSRPQDLMPFLPPWLFFLLISIVAAFALAWFYKSIDKRDYLSRLGVVMILGGAVGNFIDRMRMQMVVDFIDCDFPDFIMTRFPTFNVADSFVTVGVALVILSPVILRKLHKQIKEEKDAAEKNKN from the coding sequence ATGGAGAATAATACGAAGTTTTATAATAAGTGGCCGTTCCATGTGGCGGTGATTGTTTTTAGCATTGTTGCAGACCAGTTGACGAAGCTGTGGGCGGTATCGCGTTTTACCGACGAAGCTGGGAATTTTACCTACGAGAAAATTCCTGTGATTGGTGAACTTGTGCGTTTCCAGCTTGTGTACAACAAGGGGGCTGCGTTTAGTAGCCGTCCGCAGGACTTGATGCCGTTCTTGCCGCCTTGGCTTTTCTTTTTGCTGATTTCGATTGTCGCCGCTTTTGCGCTCGCATGGTTCTACAAGTCCATCGACAAGCGCGATTACTTGAGCCGCTTGGGCGTCGTGATGATTCTTGGTGGTGCTGTCGGAAACTTCATTGACCGCATGCGCATGCAGATGGTCGTGGACTTTATCGACTGCGATTTCCCGGACTTTATCATGACCCGTTTCCCGACGTTTAACGTGGCGGACTCGTTTGTGACCGTCGGTGTTGCTCTTGTGATTTTGTCTCCCGTGATCTTGCGTAAGTTGCATAAACAGATAAAAGAAGAAAAAGACGCTGCTGAAAAAAATAAGAATTAG